From Pelomonas sp. SE-A7, a single genomic window includes:
- a CDS encoding fused MFS/spermidine synthase, whose protein sequence is MSAATSMSVRKLALGLSFSVGLLSLSQEIFWVRFVGFGQQGRPQAFAIVLAAFLIGISLGAIVGRRICGRSPDLLAAAARALGWAAALDLMALQLMAPLLGESPERLAFLMLMIAVTAGAKGVLFPIVHHLGSNDSEAGLGSSVSKVYLANVMGSALGPLLAGFWLLDLLRVEAAWALVAAATASLSLLTLLRVRPRQASWFAMPVLLLLLGAALVARPLEVIEKVAEGEGELVHQIQNKHGILHVTAGGATGDVTYGGNAYDGRINVNMAINSNGLDRAYLMAVLHPQPKRVLVIGLSTGAWTAAILGFPGVEQVDVVEINPGYRELISRHPAVAGVLADPRVRVHIDDGRRWLRAHADQRYDLIFQNTTFHWRAYAAMLLSREYLQETQRHLNPGGIVAMNTTDSPDAYATAQAVFGHVARYSNFAYMSDSPLQRHDQAEAVLRACRTGGGATFAERAFTKPEVAWRLLNQPLRPAADYLAGLRAAEPPGVITDLNLLNEYRHGKPPLFGALAPILPPWYVK, encoded by the coding sequence ATGAGCGCCGCTACCTCCATGTCGGTGCGCAAGCTGGCCCTGGGCCTGTCGTTCAGCGTCGGCCTGCTGTCGCTAAGCCAGGAGATCTTCTGGGTGCGCTTCGTCGGCTTCGGCCAGCAGGGCCGGCCCCAGGCCTTTGCCATCGTGCTGGCCGCCTTCCTGATCGGCATCTCGCTGGGCGCCATCGTGGGCCGGCGGATCTGTGGCCGCAGCCCGGACCTGCTGGCCGCCGCGGCGCGCGCTCTGGGCTGGGCCGCGGCGCTGGATCTGATGGCCCTGCAGCTGATGGCTCCGCTGCTGGGCGAATCACCCGAGCGCCTGGCGTTCCTGATGCTGATGATTGCCGTCACGGCCGGTGCAAAGGGTGTGCTGTTCCCCATCGTCCACCACCTGGGCTCCAACGACAGTGAGGCCGGCCTGGGCAGCTCGGTGTCCAAGGTCTATCTGGCCAATGTGATGGGCTCGGCCCTCGGTCCCTTGCTGGCCGGCTTCTGGCTGCTGGATCTGCTGCGGGTCGAGGCCGCCTGGGCGCTGGTGGCGGCGGCCACGGCCTCGCTGAGCCTGCTGACCCTGTTGCGAGTCCGGCCTCGCCAGGCCAGCTGGTTTGCGATGCCGGTGTTGCTGCTGTTGCTGGGCGCGGCCCTGGTCGCCCGGCCGCTGGAGGTCATTGAGAAGGTGGCCGAGGGTGAAGGCGAGCTGGTCCACCAGATCCAGAACAAGCACGGCATCCTCCACGTGACGGCCGGCGGCGCGACCGGCGACGTCACCTACGGCGGCAATGCCTACGACGGCCGCATCAATGTGAACATGGCGATCAACTCCAATGGCCTTGACCGCGCCTACCTGATGGCGGTGCTGCATCCGCAGCCGAAACGGGTGCTGGTCATCGGCCTGTCCACGGGGGCCTGGACCGCGGCCATCCTCGGCTTCCCCGGTGTCGAGCAGGTCGACGTGGTCGAGATCAACCCGGGCTACCGTGAGCTGATCTCGCGCCATCCCGCGGTGGCGGGTGTGCTGGCCGACCCGCGCGTTCGCGTGCACATCGACGACGGCCGGCGCTGGCTGCGCGCCCACGCGGACCAGCGCTACGACCTGATCTTCCAGAACACCACCTTCCACTGGCGGGCCTATGCCGCCATGCTGCTCTCCAGGGAGTACCTGCAAGAAACGCAGCGCCATTTGAACCCTGGCGGCATCGTTGCCATGAACACGACCGACAGCCCGGATGCCTATGCAACGGCGCAGGCGGTCTTCGGCCATGTGGCGCGCTACAGCAACTTCGCCTACATGAGCGACAGCCCGCTGCAGCGTCATGACCAGGCCGAGGCGGTGCTCCGCGCCTGCCGCACCGGCGGGGGAGCGACCTTCGCCGAGCGCGCCTTCACCAAGCCCGAGGTGGCCTGGCGGCTGCTCAACCAGCCGCTGCGGCCGGCAGCCGACTACCTGGCCGGCCTGCGGGCCGCCGAACCGCCCGGCGTCATCACCGACCTCAACCTGCTCAACGAATACCGCCACGGCAAGCCGCCGCTGTTCGGCGCGCTGGCGCCCATCCTCCCGCCTTGGTACGTCAAGTAG
- a CDS encoding fused MFS/spermidine synthase, with protein MTQRSPATLRVASAFFLSGFAALVYQLAWQRLLFAVVGVDIESVTIVVSTFMLGLGLGALLGGQLADRWPARILLAFCLFEGAIAAYGLVSVDLLQACASLFAGLARPAAAALSFALLLLPTVCMGATLPMLVAHAWKSSRNVGVSTGALYFINTLGAATGAFAIGFVLLYWMDLRQAVWLAAGLNATASLIVASALRERSAA; from the coding sequence TTGACCCAGCGATCTCCTGCCACCCTGCGCGTGGCCTCTGCGTTCTTCCTTTCGGGCTTTGCGGCCCTGGTCTACCAGCTAGCCTGGCAGCGTTTGCTGTTCGCGGTGGTCGGCGTGGACATCGAATCGGTGACCATCGTGGTCTCGACCTTCATGCTCGGACTGGGCCTGGGCGCCCTGCTGGGCGGCCAGCTGGCCGACCGCTGGCCGGCCCGCATCCTGCTGGCCTTCTGCCTGTTCGAAGGGGCCATCGCGGCCTATGGCCTGGTCAGCGTGGACCTGCTGCAGGCCTGTGCCTCGCTGTTCGCCGGCCTGGCCCGGCCGGCGGCTGCCGCCCTGAGCTTCGCCCTGCTGCTGCTGCCCACGGTCTGCATGGGAGCGACCCTGCCGATGCTGGTGGCCCATGCCTGGAAGAGTTCGCGCAACGTCGGCGTCTCCACCGGCGCGCTCTACTTCATCAACACGCTGGGCGCCGCGACCGGGGCCTTCGCCATAGGATTTGTGTTGCTGTACTGGATGGACCTGCGCCAGGCGGTCTGGCTGGCGGCGGGACTCAACGCCACGGCCAGCCTGATCGTTGCCAGCGCGCTGCGCGAACGGAGCGCCGCATGA
- a CDS encoding TorF family putative porin, which produces MNHKPVLAALALALSATAMPAFADAAPDPLSFNVSLTTDYRYRGISQTRLKPALQGGADYAAPNGFYIGTWASTIKWIKDGGGDAPVELDVYAGYKTELAKDLALDVGVLQYYYNKNKLNPSANTLEVYGALTAGPITAKLSLSTSNLFGFADSKNSAYLDISGNFDLGDGMTLTPHVGHQSVRHGKAYSYTDYGLTLAKDVGNGVVISGAVIGTDTDAYVGPSSKNLGKAGLVLAVKKSF; this is translated from the coding sequence ATGAATCACAAGCCCGTTCTCGCCGCCCTGGCCCTGGCCTTGAGCGCCACCGCGATGCCCGCCTTCGCCGACGCGGCCCCGGATCCGCTGTCGTTCAACGTCAGCCTGACCACGGACTACCGCTACCGCGGCATCTCGCAGACCCGCCTGAAGCCGGCCCTGCAGGGCGGCGCCGACTATGCCGCGCCGAACGGCTTCTACATCGGCACCTGGGCCTCGACCATCAAGTGGATCAAGGACGGTGGCGGCGACGCCCCGGTCGAGCTGGACGTTTACGCCGGCTACAAGACCGAGCTGGCCAAGGACCTGGCCCTGGACGTCGGCGTGCTGCAGTACTACTACAACAAGAACAAGCTCAACCCCAGCGCCAACACGCTGGAGGTCTATGGCGCCCTGACCGCCGGCCCGATCACCGCCAAGCTGTCGCTCAGCACCAGCAACCTGTTCGGCTTCGCCGACAGCAAGAACTCGGCCTACCTCGACATCAGCGGCAACTTCGACCTGGGCGACGGCATGACGCTGACGCCGCACGTGGGCCACCAGAGCGTGCGCCATGGCAAGGCCTACAGCTACACCGACTACGGCCTGACCCTGGCCAAGGACGTCGGCAACGGCGTCGTCATCTCGGGCGCCGTGATCGGCACCGACACCGACGCCTATGTCGGCCCCTCGTCCAAGAACCTGGGCAAGGCCGGCCTGGTGCTGGCCGTCAAGAAGAGCTTCTGA
- the glnK gene encoding P-II family nitrogen regulator: MKLITAVIKPFKLDEVREALSAIGVQGLTVTEVKGFGRQKGHTELYRGAEYVVDFLPKVKIEAAVADDVVEQVIEAIESSARTGKIGDGKIFVSPLDQVVRIRTGETGADAL; encoded by the coding sequence ATGAAACTGATCACCGCCGTCATCAAGCCCTTCAAGCTTGACGAAGTGCGCGAAGCCCTGAGCGCCATCGGCGTTCAGGGCCTGACCGTCACCGAGGTCAAGGGCTTCGGACGCCAGAAGGGCCATACCGAGCTGTACCGCGGGGCCGAGTACGTCGTCGACTTCCTGCCCAAGGTGAAGATCGAAGCGGCCGTGGCCGACGACGTGGTCGAGCAGGTCATCGAGGCCATCGAGTCCTCGGCCCGCACCGGCAAGATCGGCGACGGCAAGATCTTTGTCTCGCCGCTGGACCAGGTCGTCCGCATCCGCACCGGCGAGACCGGCGCCGACGCTCTTTGA
- the amt gene encoding ammonium transporter, whose translation MKKLLASLALAAAVFAPAAWAQDSAASAPVATTASAPAAADAASAPAAAASSADAASAAAAPAPVPNKGDTTWMMVATLLVIMMTVPGLALFYGGLVRSKNMLSVLMQVMVGFSLIVVLWVLYGYSFAFTEGNAFIGGTDRLFMKGIWDNVAGTFSNAATFSKGVYIPEIVFAAFQATFAGITACLIIGAFAERAKFSAVLLFLALWFTFSYLPIAHMVWFWMGPDAYTAATVVDEMNGKAGLIWQWGALDFAGGTVVHINAAVAGLVGAYMIGKRVGYGKEAFTPHSLTLTMVGASLLWVGWFGFNAGSALEANGFAALAFINTFVATAAAVLAWSIGEALLKGKASMLGAASGAVAGLVAITPAAGNVGIGGALVIGFVAGFACLWGVSGLKKLLGADDSLDVFGVHGVGGIVGALLTGVFNSPALGGPSAVGDWVAASMIAPDAYSIAGQVWTQAKAVGVTIVWSGVVSLVAYKIVDLVIGLRVTEEEEREGLDIVAHGETAYHK comes from the coding sequence ATGAAGAAACTTCTCGCCTCCCTGGCGCTGGCCGCCGCGGTGTTCGCGCCGGCCGCCTGGGCCCAGGACTCGGCGGCTTCGGCCCCGGTCGCCACGACGGCCTCCGCTCCTGCCGCTGCTGACGCCGCTTCGGCGCCGGCCGCAGCCGCCTCTTCGGCCGACGCCGCCTCCGCAGCCGCCGCTCCGGCCCCGGTGCCCAACAAGGGCGACACCACCTGGATGATGGTCGCCACGCTGCTGGTGATCATGATGACCGTGCCCGGCCTGGCGCTGTTCTACGGCGGCCTGGTCCGCAGCAAGAACATGCTGTCAGTGCTGATGCAGGTGATGGTCGGCTTCTCGCTGATCGTCGTGCTGTGGGTGCTGTACGGCTACAGCTTCGCCTTCACCGAGGGCAATGCCTTCATAGGCGGCACGGACCGGCTGTTCATGAAGGGCATTTGGGACAACGTCGCCGGCACATTCTCCAATGCAGCGACCTTCAGCAAGGGCGTCTACATCCCCGAGATCGTGTTTGCGGCCTTCCAGGCCACCTTCGCCGGCATCACCGCCTGCCTGATCATTGGCGCCTTCGCGGAACGGGCCAAGTTCTCGGCCGTGCTGCTGTTCCTGGCCCTGTGGTTCACCTTCAGCTACCTGCCGATCGCCCACATGGTCTGGTTCTGGATGGGTCCGGATGCCTACACGGCCGCCACTGTGGTGGACGAGATGAACGGCAAGGCCGGCCTGATCTGGCAATGGGGCGCGCTGGACTTCGCCGGCGGCACCGTGGTGCACATCAATGCCGCCGTGGCGGGCCTGGTGGGTGCCTACATGATCGGCAAGCGCGTCGGCTACGGCAAGGAAGCGTTCACGCCGCACAGCCTGACCCTGACCATGGTCGGCGCCTCGCTGCTGTGGGTGGGCTGGTTCGGCTTCAACGCCGGCTCGGCGCTGGAAGCCAACGGCTTCGCCGCCCTGGCCTTCATCAACACCTTCGTCGCCACCGCCGCGGCCGTGCTGGCCTGGTCCATCGGTGAAGCCCTGCTCAAGGGCAAGGCCTCGATGCTGGGTGCAGCCTCGGGTGCCGTGGCCGGCCTGGTCGCCATCACTCCGGCCGCCGGCAACGTCGGCATCGGCGGTGCCCTGGTGATCGGCTTCGTCGCCGGCTTCGCCTGCCTGTGGGGCGTGTCGGGCCTGAAGAAGCTGCTGGGTGCGGATGACTCGCTCGACGTGTTCGGCGTGCACGGCGTCGGCGGCATCGTCGGTGCCCTGCTGACCGGCGTGTTCAACTCGCCGGCCCTGGGCGGCCCCAGCGCCGTCGGCGACTGGGTCGCGGCCAGCATGATCGCCCCGGATGCCTACAGCATCGCCGGCCAGGTCTGGACCCAGGCCAAGGCCGTGGGCGTGACCATCGTCTGGTCGGGCGTCGTGTCCCTGGTGGCCTACAAGATCGTCGACCTGGTGATCGGCCTGCGCGTCACCGAGGAAGAGGAACGCGAGGGCCTGGACATCGTCGCCCACGGCGAGACGGCCTATCACAAGTAA
- the gshA gene encoding glutamate--cysteine ligase, translating into MVPHLITALTGPINELEQRILESMPAIERWFRLEWMEHTPPFYTSVDVRNAGFKLAPVDTNLFPGGFNNLTPEMLPLAVQAAMAAIEKICPEAKNLLLVPEKHTRNSFYLSNVATLVRIFTQAGLNVRLGTLDPEVTEPTELLTADGGTLTVEPLQRKRGRVTLKDFDPCTILLNNDLSAGIPQVLENLHEQYLLPPLHAGWAVRRKTKHFAAYSNVAKKFAKLLGMDPWLIDPMFAAGSELNFADGTGIDALQSQVDALLTKIRRKYKEYGIQEKPFVVVKADAGTYGMGIMTVRDAKDLDALNRKTRNKMSVIKDGQEVSEVIIQEGVTTNERVNDAVAEPVVYMMDRYVVGGFYRVHAERGVDENLNAPGASFVPLAFAESSQLPKPGEKPGVSAPNRFYMYGVIARLAMLAASYELEVTDPEAEIYA; encoded by the coding sequence ATGGTCCCCCACCTCATCACCGCCCTCACTGGTCCGATCAACGAGCTGGAGCAGCGCATCCTGGAGTCGATGCCGGCGATCGAGCGCTGGTTCCGGCTGGAGTGGATGGAGCACACGCCGCCGTTCTACACCTCGGTGGACGTGCGCAATGCCGGCTTCAAGCTGGCGCCGGTGGACACCAACCTGTTCCCGGGCGGCTTCAACAACCTGACGCCCGAGATGCTGCCGCTGGCGGTGCAGGCGGCGATGGCAGCCATCGAGAAGATCTGTCCCGAGGCCAAGAACCTGCTGCTGGTGCCCGAGAAGCACACGCGCAACAGCTTCTACCTGAGCAATGTCGCGACCCTGGTGCGCATCTTCACCCAGGCCGGCCTGAACGTGCGCCTGGGCACGCTGGACCCCGAGGTCACCGAGCCCACCGAGCTGCTGACCGCCGACGGCGGCACGCTGACCGTGGAGCCGCTGCAGCGCAAGCGCGGCCGGGTCACGCTGAAGGACTTCGACCCCTGCACCATCCTCCTGAACAACGACCTGTCGGCCGGCATCCCGCAGGTGCTGGAGAACCTGCACGAGCAATACCTGCTGCCGCCGCTGCATGCCGGCTGGGCCGTGCGCCGCAAGACCAAGCATTTCGCGGCCTACAGCAATGTGGCCAAGAAGTTTGCCAAGCTGCTGGGCATGGACCCCTGGCTGATCGACCCGATGTTCGCGGCCGGCAGCGAGCTGAACTTCGCCGACGGCACCGGCATTGACGCCTTGCAATCGCAGGTCGATGCCCTGCTGACCAAGATCCGCCGCAAGTACAAGGAATACGGCATCCAGGAGAAGCCCTTCGTCGTCGTCAAGGCCGACGCCGGCACCTATGGCATGGGCATCATGACCGTGCGCGACGCCAAGGACCTGGACGCGCTGAACCGCAAGACCCGCAACAAGATGAGCGTGATCAAGGACGGCCAGGAGGTCTCCGAGGTCATCATCCAGGAAGGCGTGACCACCAACGAGCGCGTCAACGACGCCGTGGCCGAGCCGGTGGTCTACATGATGGACCGCTATGTGGTGGGCGGCTTCTACCGGGTCCATGCCGAGCGCGGCGTGGACGAGAACCTCAACGCCCCGGGCGCCAGCTTCGTGCCGTTGGCCTTTGCCGAGAGCTCGCAGCTGCCCAAGCCGGGCGAGAAGCCGGGGGTCAGCGCCCCCAACCGCTTCTACATGTATGGCGTGATCGCCCGCCTGGCCATGCTGGCCGCCAGCTACGAGCTGGAGGTCACCGACCCCGAGGCCGAGATCTACGCCTGA